The genomic window TGCGGCCACCACGATACTCTGTGGCTGGACCGCCTTGGTCTTATTCATCTCCGTTTGCAGATAGTGGAAGGTGAGCCAGGCCGCGATTCCCGCGAAAACAAGCGCAAGAACCGCTACAACGATTACCGCCTTCGGTCGAGTCATAGCACCTCCTGAGGGTAGGCAGATTATTCATAACGCATCGAGGCCTCACCGGTGACAATGTTGGTGATGGGTATCAGTTTGGGGAGGATTGCCTCGTATTTATCCCAGGTTACTTCTACGCTGACGCTGTCGCCGGCGCTAAGCCCCGCAGGAGTCGCCAGTTCGGCATATGCGATATTGACGACCACTTCGTTTTTCGGAATGCCATTGTAGATGGATTCGCAGATGGTCTTGTACACTGCACCATTGCCGGGGGATGCGACAAACTCGGCATCGGTGCAGGACAGGGTGTGGGTGGTGGCACTGGCCGCCATGCCATCCTTATGTGTCGTTGCGTCGTACTTAGGGGTGACGACCGCGGTCCTTGCCGCCGCCCGCGCGGCATTGTTGAGCGTGTTCTTCAGATACATGTATCTGCCGAACTCGAATAGTCCCATGATCAATAAAATCAGCACGGGAAGTATTATTGCTGTCTCAACTATTGCTTGACCTTTTTGCCGGTTCATTATTTTTCCCTAACAACATATGTCGGCTACTGTATTTGTATTGGTAAACTTTTATACAAATAAACAAAGATGTCAAGTGATATGGGACAAAAAAAGGAGAACCGGACTTTATGAAAGATTAATACTCTCTCAGTACGTCCAGTTCTCCGTCTTGAGTGATAGGCCCGTCAAAAACAGTCGTCAACGACAGGCTATTTGACAGTCATCGAGCTGTCGACCTTGCTGAAGACCTGACTCGTCTTATTCCCCAGAGAGGTCATGATGGCGATAACCACGACCGCGATGAGCACGAGGATGAGGGCGTACTCGACAAGCCCTTGGCCCTTCTGGCTCTTAAGGGCTGCAAATCCGGCAAGCAGGCGAACGTACAAAGCTTTGATCCATTCAGTCATGGCACATCTCCTTTTCGGCTTGATATATTCCGCACTCAAAAGTTGAGATGCAGGCGAATCAGGTTCATTTTATAGTGCTTGCCACACTGGAGTTGATGACCTCGTATGTGTCATTAACTCGGTTACCGAACCCTAAGACGGCAAGGAAAACGGTTACGGCTACGAGAAAGAGAATCAGCGCATACTCAACAAGTCCCTGCCCACTACTGTCAAACCGAAAACGCGTCTTGGCAAATTCTTTGAGGTTGACTGCTGGCATAAATCTCCGTGGTCGTGCGCGGCTGCCGGTTCGGGTAACTTGTAAATCAGTTATTAAATTAAGTCAACTTAGTGGGCTAAAATAATAAAATTATTTTTTTATAATATCACCGTATACGACTTATATTTTATTAAATATGTTTAAAACTGTACTGTAATTGTTAGATTCAGTATATCCTGAGCACATTGTGTGCCGCCGAAGCAGCGCACCGAACAGGTACACGGCAAGCCACTGATATCATGCTGTTTTACAGTTGATAAGTGGGGATGAGTTTGAAAGAATGACCAGGCGGGTGTAAGCGAACTGTAACGGAAAAGTGTAAAGAGAGTGTAAAGCTGTTGTAAACAGCCCCAGCGGCGTCGTTACTTCGCGCCGTCCTTTTTTATGCCGTATTTCTTGATGAGGGCGTACATGCTCGGTCTGCTTATCTGAAGCTGGCGTGCGGCCCTTGCGACGACGTAGTCATTTTGCTCAAGCGCACGAACGACGCTCTCGCGCCTGGTCTCAGCACGGTGAGGCCCCGGCTGCGGATCAGGTGAAGGCTGCGCAGCAGCATAGTGGCAGTCCTCTTCCAGTTCCATGCACGCAGGCTCGATGAGCCCCTCGCTGGCCATCAGGAACCCCCTGCGCACCTTGTTTTCAAGCTCCCTCACATTACCCGGCCATCGGTGTTGACGGATCGCCTCGACGGAAGCGGCGGAGAAATCGATGCGCCGGTTCTCGGCAGCGGCAAATCTCTCCAGGAAATGCCTGGCCAGGCGGATCTTATCCTCGCCTCTCTCCCTCAGCGGGGGGAGCTTGATGGTAAAGGAGTTCAGGCGGTAGTAGAGGTCGGCCCTGAAGCCCCCTTCGGCCATCGCCTTCTGCAGGTCGCGGTTGGTTGCGGCGACGATCCTCACGTCGATCTTTCTGGAGCCGGAGCCGCCGACCCTTTCGATGAGCCTGTCTTCGAGAAAGCGCAGGAGCTTCGCCTGGAGCGTCGCGGGGATGTCGCCGATCTCGTCGAGGAAGAGCGTGCCGCCATCGGCGGCCTCGAAGCGCCCCTTTTTCGTGGCGTAAGCTCCCGTGAACGCGCCCTTCTCGTAACCGAAGAGCTCCGCCTCAAGCAGGGTTTCAGGGATGGCTGCGCAGTTGACCGCGACAAACGGCCCATCCCTGCGCGCGCTCAGGTCGTGCAGGGCCTTTGCCGTCAGTTCCTTCCCGGTGCCGCTTTCGCCAAGAAGGAGGACACTCATCTCGGTCGGGGCAACCTTGCGGATCATCGCGAAGACGGAGAGCATCCCCTCCGAAGTGCCTATGAACTCGCTGTCGGGAGAGCGATGTTTGATCTTCAGCAGCTTGGAATCCACGAAATCGATGATCTTATCGATGTGCTCGAGGTTGAGCCGATTCAGGCGTATGTTTAGGCGCTGCGCGAAGGTGTTCTCGATGTGGCGTTCCAGGTAGCTGTCCTTGCCGAAATTGAGGTACAGGTTGCATCTGTCGCAGGAGCCTTCACGGGAATCGTCGGGATGGCCGCAATACGGGCAATCATCACTCGGCGCGAGCTTCCCCTTGATGTGCTCCCAAAGCGCCTGCATGGTTTTCTTGTCGGAATAGAAAATACGGATGGCGGCGCCGTTTTCGCTACGTCGCACCAACCTGGCCCGCAGTTCCACCTTGCCTGCTCCTGGCAGTACCGGTCGGATGGCGAAGAGCTCGGGGAGCTGGGTGGTGAGGCCGGACACCAAAGCCCCGCTGAGGCTCAGCTCCTTGATGGTCACCGCTTCGCAGTGGCGCTCATCCCTTGAGATGTATTGAACGACAGAGTCCAGGTTAGTCCGGACTCTCACATCGAGTCTGCCCATATGGTCCCCGCACGATTTCACTGTATCAGGTGGACGCAAGCG from Geomonas ferrireducens includes these protein-coding regions:
- a CDS encoding TadE/TadG family type IV pilus assembly protein, with amino-acid sequence MNRQKGQAIVETAIILPVLILLIMGLFEFGRYMYLKNTLNNAARAAARTAVVTPKYDATTHKDGMAASATTHTLSCTDAEFVASPGNGAVYKTICESIYNGIPKNEVVVNIAYAELATPAGLSAGDSVSVEVTWDKYEAILPKLIPITNIVTGEASMRYE
- a CDS encoding Flp family type IVb pilin; amino-acid sequence: MTEWIKALYVRLLAGFAALKSQKGQGLVEYALILVLIAVVVIAIMTSLGNKTSQVFSKVDSSMTVK
- a CDS encoding sigma-54 interaction domain-containing protein, whose amino-acid sequence is MGRLDVRVRTNLDSVVQYISRDERHCEAVTIKELSLSGALVSGLTTQLPELFAIRPVLPGAGKVELRARLVRRSENGAAIRIFYSDKKTMQALWEHIKGKLAPSDDCPYCGHPDDSREGSCDRCNLYLNFGKDSYLERHIENTFAQRLNIRLNRLNLEHIDKIIDFVDSKLLKIKHRSPDSEFIGTSEGMLSVFAMIRKVAPTEMSVLLLGESGTGKELTAKALHDLSARRDGPFVAVNCAAIPETLLEAELFGYEKGAFTGAYATKKGRFEAADGGTLFLDEIGDIPATLQAKLLRFLEDRLIERVGGSGSRKIDVRIVAATNRDLQKAMAEGGFRADLYYRLNSFTIKLPPLRERGEDKIRLARHFLERFAAAENRRIDFSAASVEAIRQHRWPGNVRELENKVRRGFLMASEGLIEPACMELEEDCHYAAAQPSPDPQPGPHRAETRRESVVRALEQNDYVVARAARQLQISRPSMYALIKKYGIKKDGAK